gAACATAGAACACTATAAACATTTGTTTGGGCTCGAACTAAATTGGTACCGTTTTGAGTTTGTGGGTAAAATCTTCAGGTTGACtcgagccaaataaaaatatattatgaatttgAAGGTTTTGCCCACGAACCtgaaaccgaaccgattcaaTTTGGACTCAGaatccaaccctacccaaaatactaatccaacccaacccgaacctaatttgggttgggttcgtCCGGGTTGTTGGGTTGTCGGATTcccccaaaattttaaaacctctcatacattttaaaattttggaggaaGATTGAATCATTACACTGAGATTAGATGGGTAACTCGAACAACTTAAAATTCATAATACAACCTAACACTAAATTCATAATACAACCTAACactttaattttgagtttttatttatttattattattacattaatgGTATTAAAAACCTTACTAGACTACTGCCATGTAAATGGTCTCCATTAATGAcgctttatttcttttaatgtatcttattaaattaaaaatgctTAATTACTAGACTACTCCCTAATTTAGCGGCGTCACTCCATAGATACCTtttatctatctatctatatatatacatacacgcacggaaacaaataaaaaataaatggcaTTAAAACACTTATCAACCACTAATGAAACTTTATGTGTTCTACCGACCTATCTTGACTTTCATGATCTTTCTAGCGTTCACCGTCATTCATGCATGGGAGCTTTacctttatatgaaaaatataagagtagcacgtgacttcAATATTTTAAGACATACTGTTGGAGCTAGTAATACAACCCACTCTTAGGATTAGTAATACAATCACACACATAACATGATTTGAGACCTATTCTTTTAAAGTCGTAACATGACCTCATACTCTTTCCAGTTTCGAGCAGGGTTGGATATGTGATACTTCCCCACACACCGCCCATGTACGCGCACATAGACCCAATAGGCGGGCTCGTATACATACCCATTGAGTCTGGCTTGGTCGGACACAACGCATTACACGTCGCCGAAcgccacaaaaaaaaaaaaaagacccacatgatatcatgacgTATGCAACCGTACGAACATAACATAATGGAAAAGTATCCCAATATGCACATGACATAtatacatgcatgaggtccccatggTTTATATTCATGACATAACATTATGATCATTCACTTTCTCCTTTTCATCcaataacatatacataaatGTATTATGTATACATGACAATCATCACAGTATCCATCATATAACTTCACATGATAagacatatcataacatacatagcatttcatttcattcataacatagTGTAATGGATATCACATGCATACACTAAATAACATCATAGGTCAATAGAGAGAGTTCATaatcataacataaaataatttggtGCACGTAGGGGCCACAAGGCATGCACCATCGTACATTATTCAATTATCTAACCCAATCATAAAGTCACTTATGTTTTATTCGATTATAAAAAAGACAACTAAAGTTTTATTCGAACTTTTTCGACCAATCACATCTAAAAAAACCCGTCATCAATTCGTGTTACAATTCATTCAAAAGTCGTGCGATTATTGTCGAAGAAGTCTAATTCAAATACAAACCCGAACCTTTAAGCTAAGagatttattttaagattagCTTAATTTGATCCTAATCTAAGTTTATGAAACAGGCTAATTTTTCCATCAAATCAACGGCCTTTTCACACTCCGGCATCTTTAAATGAAACACATGATCCTCTCCGCCGTGCTCCACCGTCTCCACCGCCCCGTTCCACCCGCTGCTCTTCAAATCCTCATCGTAATTCCACCCTCCGAACTTCAGAGAATCTTTCTCtgccagaaagatcttcactcTCCGACAAGGCAACGTGGCGAGATCCTGTGCAGTGGGTCTCAGCCAAGTGGTGTCCGAACACAGATACTTCCACAGCCGGTCCCCCGCCCCGTCGCCAAAGAACGGGTGAATCAAAGCCAATGCCACCACCTTTACTCTGCCCAGCTGCTCTGCTGATGATCCTGCTCGTACAGCCAAGTGATGGCAGATGTTGGCGCCCGCACTGTCGCCAGCTAAACAGATCCTGTCCAAATCTGCGTGCTGGTTCAGCCACGGCTCTGGACCATCCCTGTTGGCGCCCAAGGTTTTGAACACaaactaaaaatgaattaaaaagatattacCAGACATCTCCTGACTagtgattaagatatttagtactaaattatcgtatttgatattttattataattattctttctatttattactcTTCCCGTATCATTGtagtttatttgattataaataagataactttcacatcATTTAAGTGTGGTGgattaaacaaacattttcATGTAGAATATTACTGTTTTGTATTTCTT
The Cucurbita pepo subsp. pepo cultivar mu-cu-16 chromosome LG16, ASM280686v2, whole genome shotgun sequence genome window above contains:
- the LOC111776906 gene encoding probable carboxylesterase 12; amino-acid sequence: MASSTNDVADEFFPFLRIYKDGRIQRLQVTSDIVPACADDPKSAFRAKDVTISVDSALSVRIFIPSAVDLNQKLPLLLYVHGGAFCFESAFNLQYHSHVGSLAAKANAVAVSVEYRLAPENPIPACYDDCWDALRWIAAHVNRDGPEPWLNQHADLDRICLAGDSAGANICHHLAVRAGSSAEQLGRVKVVALALIHPFFGDGAGDRLWKYLCSDTTWLRPTAQDLATLPCRRVKIFLAEKDSLKFGGWNYDEDLKSSGWNGAVETVEHGGEDHVFHLKMPECEKAVDLMEKLACFINLD